The following are encoded together in the Streptomyces flavofungini genome:
- a CDS encoding AraC family transcriptional regulator produces MLERLNQSLEHIEGRLDQDVDVAELARIAATSEYHLRRMFSALAGMPLSEYVRRRRLTVAGGEVLAGRESLLDVAVRYGYGSGEAFARAFRAMHGVGPAEARRTGAALVSQPRLAFRLTVEGSSSMRYRVVDKPEFGVVGLKARVPLVHSGPNQAIIDFVRGIDPGALERLEKLSDQEPQGIVAVCDDLDPSRAEGTELDYYQGVITSAPAPDGTTVLPVPAGTWAVFTTRGPAPEAIQELWRDVFTQWFPSNPYRSRPGPEILRTRMSPDTSEADAELWLPVEREQS; encoded by the coding sequence GTGCTGGAGCGTCTCAACCAGAGCCTGGAACACATCGAGGGGCGACTCGACCAGGACGTGGACGTGGCCGAGCTGGCGCGGATCGCGGCCACCTCGGAGTACCACCTGCGCCGGATGTTCTCCGCGCTCGCGGGCATGCCGCTGTCGGAGTACGTACGACGGCGTCGGCTCACGGTCGCCGGCGGCGAGGTGCTGGCGGGACGTGAGTCCCTGCTGGACGTCGCGGTGCGCTACGGCTACGGCTCGGGCGAGGCGTTCGCCCGGGCGTTCCGCGCCATGCACGGGGTCGGCCCTGCCGAGGCCAGGCGTACCGGCGCGGCGCTCGTCTCCCAGCCCCGGTTGGCCTTCCGTCTCACCGTCGAAGGGAGCAGCAGCATGCGTTATCGCGTCGTGGACAAGCCGGAGTTCGGCGTCGTCGGCCTCAAGGCGCGGGTGCCACTCGTGCACTCGGGGCCGAACCAGGCGATCATCGACTTCGTCCGCGGGATCGACCCGGGGGCCCTGGAGCGTCTGGAGAAGCTCTCGGACCAGGAGCCGCAAGGCATCGTCGCGGTCTGCGACGACCTGGACCCGAGCCGCGCCGAAGGCACCGAACTCGACTACTACCAGGGGGTCATCACGTCCGCGCCCGCCCCCGACGGCACCACCGTCCTGCCGGTCCCCGCCGGCACGTGGGCGGTGTTCACCACCAGGGGACCCGCTCCGGAGGCCATCCAGGAGCTGTGGCGGGACGTGTTCACCCAGTGGTTCCCGTCCAACCCCTACCGCAGCCGCCCCGGCCCGGAAATCCTGCGCACCCGCATGTCCCCGGACACGTCCGAGGCCGACGCGGAGCTGTGGCTTCCGGTGGAGCGGGAACAGAGCTGA
- a CDS encoding Rid family hydrolase yields MSKPEFFATPGYGEAMRAARRYSQAVRVGERVEISGQGGWDDDLNFPEALEDEIVQAFENVERTLNTAGATWRDVIAVNSYHIPESAEEVGEATTRIMVEQFRKRMGDRAPIWTELGVAALGAPKMRVEIQVTAMVGGATE; encoded by the coding sequence ATGAGCAAGCCCGAGTTCTTCGCGACCCCCGGATACGGTGAGGCGATGCGCGCCGCCAGGCGCTACAGCCAGGCGGTCCGCGTCGGTGAGCGGGTCGAGATCTCAGGTCAGGGCGGCTGGGACGACGACCTGAACTTCCCGGAGGCCCTCGAGGACGAGATCGTCCAGGCCTTCGAGAACGTCGAGCGCACCCTCAATACGGCCGGGGCCACCTGGCGGGACGTCATCGCCGTGAACTCGTACCACATCCCCGAGTCGGCCGAGGAGGTCGGCGAGGCCACCACGCGCATCATGGTCGAGCAGTTCCGCAAGCGCATGGGCGACCGTGCGCCGATCTGGACCGAGCTGGGGGTCGCGGCGCTCGGGGCGCCGAAGATGCGGGTCGAGATCCAGGTCACCGCGATGGTCGGAGGCGCGACTGAGTAA
- a CDS encoding ABC transporter substrate-binding protein, with the protein MNPGTETPPSPQGAQRGDDSAVRIGALVPLTRPGWVGAGQHLLAGLELGVQEVNAADGIAGRPLELVVRDTAADPGRAEAAVDELARLGVAALAGEYHSVVARTAAARADAVGLPFLCSSGVLDALTEEPTDWVARLAPAQSHGWRIYGDFLLGAGHSRIAVAADPSVYWASGTRILRDHLTPRGGAVVELDSRALTPPQLCDALAASGATALLLLVGHPDPAVPIVKAVRHDPRLTDLLIGAPAGQPELADWAASLGDDGAAVPFLRYLPEHLPPLGARVEAVLRERLAEAPSFVAFEGYDTIAVLAEALRTHGPDRARIAEAWPLVAVEGTRGRIRFSRTPGIGVWQWAWPPVQVVDRDPARPDRCRVLHVG; encoded by the coding sequence ATGAACCCAGGTACGGAAACGCCACCATCGCCGCAAGGAGCGCAGCGCGGCGACGACTCCGCCGTCCGCATCGGCGCCCTCGTCCCGCTGACGCGGCCCGGCTGGGTCGGGGCGGGTCAGCACCTGCTCGCCGGGCTCGAGTTGGGCGTACAAGAGGTCAACGCGGCAGACGGGATCGCCGGTAGGCCGCTGGAGCTGGTGGTGCGGGACACCGCGGCCGATCCGGGGCGGGCCGAGGCGGCCGTGGACGAACTGGCCCGCCTCGGCGTGGCCGCGTTGGCGGGCGAGTACCACAGCGTCGTCGCACGCACCGCCGCCGCCCGGGCCGACGCCGTCGGTCTGCCTTTCCTCTGCTCGTCGGGGGTTCTCGACGCGCTCACCGAGGAGCCGACGGACTGGGTCGCGCGCCTGGCCCCGGCGCAGTCGCACGGGTGGCGGATCTACGGGGACTTCCTGCTCGGCGCAGGCCACAGCCGCATCGCCGTGGCGGCGGATCCGAGCGTGTACTGGGCGTCGGGGACCCGCATCCTGCGGGACCACCTCACGCCGCGCGGCGGCGCCGTGGTCGAGCTCGACTCGCGCGCGCTCACGCCCCCGCAGTTGTGCGACGCACTCGCCGCCTCGGGCGCGACAGCCCTGCTCCTGCTGGTCGGCCACCCCGATCCGGCCGTGCCGATCGTCAAGGCCGTCCGCCACGACCCGCGTCTCACCGACCTGTTGATCGGGGCTCCGGCCGGGCAGCCGGAACTCGCCGACTGGGCGGCGTCGCTGGGCGACGACGGCGCCGCGGTGCCGTTCCTGCGCTACCTTCCCGAGCACCTGCCCCCGCTCGGCGCCCGGGTCGAGGCGGTGCTTCGTGAGCGCCTCGCCGAGGCGCCGTCGTTCGTGGCCTTCGAGGGGTACGACACGATCGCCGTCCTCGCCGAAGCGCTGCGCACGCACGGGCCGGACCGGGCACGGATCGCCGAGGCGTGGCCGCTCGTCGCGGTCGAGGGCACCCGCGGGCGGATCCGGTTCTCGCGCACGCCGGGCATCGGCGTGTGGCAGTGGGCCTGGCCGCCGGTCCAGGTCGTCGACCGGGACCCGGCGCGCCCCGATCGCTGTCGGGTGCTGCACGTGGGCTGA
- a CDS encoding GMC oxidoreductase translates to MSDASLRGTASDGLSRRRFIVGTSSILGTAALAAQAPAARAVDGADVPALVIGTGYGGSVAALRLAEAGVDVHMLEMGMAWDTPGSDGKIFANTTNPDVRSYWLRTKTKQPLSNFLGFPIDRNVPRHTGILDAEEFGGIIVYQGRGVGGGSLVNGGMAVTPRRENFAAVLPSVDAGEMYGTYYPRANEGLGVSVIDPAWFETAECYTYARVGRKHAQRSGFPFVFVPDVYDWDYMKREAAGTAPKSALAGEILYGNNHGKKSLQQTYLARARATGRVTISPLHKVTSVTPAAGGGYTVTVDQINTTGDTVTTKAMTAGKVFFAAGSVGTSKLLVKLRATGALAHLNGEVGKGWGDNGNVMCGRANHLWDPTGSLQSAIPTAGIDNWAAGGAFAEVAPLPTGIETYASFYLSITRNPHRAQFTWNAAAGRAELNWQTAWKQPSIDAARTIFDKINAKEGTIYRTDLFGAYKIWGDHLTYHPLGGAVLDRATDNYGRLRGHPGLYVIDGALIPGNTSVNPFVTITALAERNIEKIISADL, encoded by the coding sequence ATGAGTGATGCATCCTTGCGTGGCACGGCATCTGATGGTCTGTCACGTCGAAGATTCATTGTTGGAACGAGTTCTATTCTTGGTACTGCGGCGTTGGCCGCGCAGGCCCCTGCGGCGCGGGCGGTCGACGGCGCCGACGTCCCGGCCCTGGTGATCGGCACCGGGTACGGAGGCTCCGTCGCCGCCCTGCGGCTCGCCGAGGCGGGCGTCGACGTGCACATGCTGGAGATGGGTATGGCCTGGGACACCCCGGGGTCCGACGGCAAGATCTTCGCCAACACCACGAACCCGGACGTCCGTTCCTACTGGCTGCGCACCAAGACCAAGCAGCCGCTGAGCAACTTCCTCGGCTTCCCCATCGACCGGAACGTCCCGCGACACACCGGCATCCTGGACGCCGAGGAGTTCGGCGGCATCATCGTCTACCAGGGCCGCGGCGTGGGCGGCGGTTCGCTGGTCAACGGCGGCATGGCGGTCACGCCCCGGCGCGAGAACTTCGCCGCGGTCCTGCCCTCGGTCGACGCGGGGGAGATGTACGGCACGTACTACCCGCGCGCCAACGAGGGACTCGGCGTGAGCGTCATCGACCCGGCCTGGTTCGAGACGGCCGAGTGCTACACGTACGCCCGCGTCGGCCGCAAGCACGCGCAGCGCTCCGGCTTCCCGTTCGTGTTCGTTCCCGATGTGTACGACTGGGACTACATGAAGCGGGAGGCCGCGGGCACCGCCCCCAAGTCGGCGCTCGCGGGGGAGATCCTCTACGGCAACAACCACGGCAAGAAGTCCCTGCAGCAGACCTATCTCGCCCGGGCGCGGGCGACCGGACGCGTCACCATCTCCCCGCTGCACAAGGTCACTTCGGTGACCCCGGCGGCCGGGGGCGGCTACACGGTGACGGTCGACCAGATCAACACCACCGGAGACACCGTCACCACCAAGGCCATGACGGCCGGCAAGGTGTTCTTCGCCGCGGGCAGCGTCGGAACCAGCAAGCTCCTGGTGAAACTACGGGCCACCGGCGCGCTGGCGCACCTCAACGGCGAGGTCGGCAAGGGCTGGGGCGACAACGGCAACGTCATGTGCGGGCGCGCCAACCATCTGTGGGACCCCACCGGCAGCCTCCAGTCGGCCATTCCCACGGCGGGCATCGACAACTGGGCCGCGGGCGGGGCGTTCGCCGAGGTGGCGCCGCTGCCGACCGGGATCGAGACGTACGCCTCGTTCTACCTGTCGATCACCAGGAACCCCCATCGCGCCCAATTCACCTGGAACGCGGCGGCGGGCCGGGCGGAGCTCAACTGGCAGACCGCCTGGAAGCAGCCGTCCATCGACGCCGCCAGGACCATCTTCGACAAGATCAACGCCAAGGAGGGGACGATCTACCGCACTGACCTCTTCGGCGCGTACAAGATCTGGGGAGACCACCTCACGTACCACCCGCTCGGCGGCGCGGTCCTCGACAGGGCCACCGACAACTACGGCCGCCTGCGCGGCCATCCGGGTCTCTACGTCATCGACGGCGCCCTGATCCCCGGCAACACGAGCGTCAACCCGTTCGTCACCATCACGGCGCTCGCCGAACGCAACATCGAGAAGATCATCAGCGCTGATCTGTGA
- a CDS encoding MarR family winged helix-turn-helix transcriptional regulator has translation MTTRANPDPGKDAVEVAADDALWLSAPEKEAWTGLVSLVLLLPGRLESPLQQQSGLTLFEYLTLSHVSEAPERRLRMSELAYLANGSLSRLSNVVKRFEKRGWMERWPDPDDGRYTIAALTDAGYDVVVDAAPVHVRSVRQLVLDQLTAADQQALARIAEKLRVRPADLA, from the coding sequence ATGACCACCCGCGCGAACCCGGACCCCGGCAAGGACGCCGTCGAAGTCGCCGCCGACGACGCGCTCTGGCTGTCCGCCCCCGAGAAGGAGGCCTGGACCGGCCTCGTCTCGCTGGTGCTCCTGCTTCCGGGGCGCCTCGAGTCGCCGTTGCAGCAACAGTCGGGCCTGACCCTGTTCGAGTACCTGACGCTCAGCCATGTCTCCGAGGCCCCCGAGCGCCGCCTGCGGATGAGCGAGCTGGCCTATCTCGCCAACGGCTCCCTGTCACGGCTGTCCAACGTCGTCAAGCGGTTCGAGAAGCGTGGCTGGATGGAGCGGTGGCCCGACCCCGACGACGGCCGCTACACCATCGCCGCCTTGACGGACGCCGGGTACGACGTGGTCGTCGACGCCGCCCCCGTGCACGTCCGCTCGGTGCGGCAGCTCGTGCTCGACCAGCTCACCGCCGCCGACCAGCAGGCGCTCGCCCGGATCGCCGAGAAGCTGCGGGTGCGCCCGGCCGACCTGGCGTAG
- a CDS encoding OsmC family protein: MTDTSLRSISLERSGPGRFTATNARGGTITFGTGSGTDFTPVELFLAAIGGCTAADVEVATSRHTDPTVFTVTVTGNKVEDESGNRMSDLDVAFTVTFPDGPSGDRARAILPRAVKTSHDRLCTVSRTVEAGTPVSVTVSGAADGT, translated from the coding sequence ATGACCGACACATCACTGCGCTCCATCTCCCTCGAGCGGTCCGGCCCCGGCCGGTTCACCGCGACCAACGCCCGCGGCGGCACGATCACCTTCGGCACCGGCTCCGGCACCGACTTCACGCCGGTCGAGCTGTTCCTCGCCGCGATCGGCGGCTGCACCGCCGCGGACGTGGAGGTCGCCACGAGCCGCCACACGGATCCGACCGTCTTCACCGTCACCGTGACCGGCAACAAGGTCGAGGACGAGAGCGGCAACCGGATGTCGGACCTCGACGTCGCCTTCACCGTCACGTTCCCGGACGGTCCTTCAGGAGACCGGGCCCGCGCGATCCTCCCCCGCGCCGTGAAGACCTCGCACGACCGGCTCTGCACGGTCAGCCGCACCGTCGAGGCGGGCACGCCGGTCAGCGTGACCGTGTCCGGGGCGGCCGACGGGACCTGA